AGAAAACCCTCTATCTCCAAGCCCCTTGTATAGGTTGGGCACGCTTGGATGCCCCTACTCCCAACAAGCAAGTTGCTGGTCGGGATCGTGGAACTATCGCTCGAGAAGTCAGTAAGCTGGTCCTTGTTTGGTCATATAAGGATAATCGTTCTTATTAGGTCAGGGGTGGGCCGGCCATAGGTTCGAATCCTGCCACCTTTCTTGTGGATCATCCTGTGGTTACCGGATGATGGGAATAACAAAAGAAATTTTTAAATTAGCACGAAATGTCAATATATGAATTGTTTCATTATTCGTTATTTCCGGGTCTTTTCGTTGCATTCACTTACAACAAGAAACAACCACCAGCGTTTGGTGCAGCACTTGCATTTTGGTGcattcttctttctttccttGGTCTTTCGTTCCGTCATATTCCTAATAACTTATCCAATTACAACGTATTAACCGCTAATGCACCTTTCTTTTATCAAATCTCAGGGACATGGTCTAATCATGAGGGTAGTATTTTATCATGGTGTTGGATCCTAAGTTTTTATGGATTCCTTCTTTGTTACCGGGGTCGACCCCAAAGCCATAATGTCTCAAAACGAGGAGGCCATAGAGAAACTATTTTTTATTCCTTTGTCTCGAACTTCGTGAAGAACTCCATCCTATCTCTCCCTCGTTACGAACAAAAAAGTAGGGCTGCACCCCAGTTGTACACTCCCTTCGTTCTACGAACCTTTGTTGATTCTGAACTTCGTTCGCGAAGGAACCGGACTTTTGACGGGCCAGCCCTTTTTTATGTTTATGCGCCGCTTTACCCTGAAAGGAAAATGAGCTTTGCTCCTCTGGGCGCTAGGCGCTCCCGCGGTTCGCGAGAAGGAAAAAGGATGAGTCCTTTGTTGCATCTGGCACGAGATGATAAAGAGAGAGCTTCGTCTATCGATGAACAGCGGATTGACGGAGCTCTTGGCATTGCTTTGTTTTTCTCTCCTTTCCTATCAGCGAGTTCCGACCCTTTTGTTCGAAATTTATTCGTTCGTACCGAACCGCTTGCAGAATCAAATCCTGTTCCACAAGATCCTATATCAGCTATACATCCTCCTTGCATTTATGCCGGAGACGTCGCCAGTGCTATGGGCTTTGGCTTATGTAGATCAAAAATGATGAATGGGATTGTGGCACTCCACTCGCCGCCAATGCGGAAGGATGCCGCCGAAAAGAATGGAACGTTGTTTCGCTCTGCTGGATGCGTCGGATCCCGTATAACAAGCGAGCTCTTTACCCTCAAATTCAAACATGTGGGCGCAAAATGCTATCCTGCTCTATTGTTACGTAGCAATAGAAGCCTGCTTATGCTGCTTCGGCGGCGCTTTTTCGCCCTCTCTTCGCTCTGGACAGGAGCGCTAGTGGACACGGGGAGGGAGCAGGCGAAGCGTGTCGTTCGTAATGGAAAGAAAGATACCACTACTTCGCCTCTTTGTTGGACCGCCGGCGCGAACACAGTGGTCTCTGACCAGGACCAGGAACCAATTCGAATTTGGATCTTGACATGTCGGTGGTTTTTAACCGTAGGCATTTTGCCAGGAAGTTGGTGGGCTCATCATGAATTAGGTCGGGGTGGCTGGTGGTTTCGGGACCCCGTAGAAAATGCTTCTTTTATGCCTCGGGTATTAGCCACAGCTCGTATTCATTCAGTAATTCTACCCCTTCTTCATTCTTGGACCTCGTTTCTTAATATTGTGACTCTTCCATGCTGTGTCTCAGGAACCTCTTCAATACGGTCCGGATTGCTAGCTCCCGTTCATAGTTTTGCTACAGATGATACACGAGGAATCTTTTTATGGCGGTTCTTCCTTCTAATGACCGGCATATCTATGATTCTTTTCTCCCAGATGAAGCAGCAGGCATCGGTCCGTAGAACCTATAAAAAAGAGATGGTTGTGGCACGAAGTACTCTTGTGCACCTACGTCACTCGGCTCGCGCGCAACCCCGCCCCGTTATGTTATGGAAGAATTGAGCTTATTGCTGGGCTGGTTATTCAGAGCCGGCAATTGGCTGTCGGATTTCGTCCCGCAACTAGAAGAAGATCGCTTCGGGGGTCACTGCGGTGTGGCTGAATGTAGAGCAGTCCGCCCTTACAGCCTTCGATCGGTAGATTATTTATAACTTCGGAAGATGGTCAAGGTAGCTTACTTCCAAGCCACTGCACTAGATGCGCATGTAGTCGGCCCAGAATGCCTCTGTTCTATACTAAAAGACTCCTTCGAATGAATGGGGAAGTCGCTCTTTGATCTGCGGAATAAGGCCTACGAGCTCTCTCTTTTATGGCTCCACACCAAGGAACCGAATCGCAATGGATCGAAGCCCTCCTTTTCCTTCCAATTAGTGGGATTCTATCTCTTACTTGGAAAATTGTGGTCGACCCCGACTACACCTTCCTCGGAATCGAGACTTTTTACAATTTCCACTGACGAGCTTTCTCGCGAGCTCTTTCTTCTCGGGAACATCTCGAAATCGAGCGGGCAGCAAGAATTAGAATAAACTTAGAAAACATCTGTTTCCATGTAGTCGGCATTCTAGAAGCAAAGCTTCCCGGCCGCCTGCCTCCTTGTGTGGAAATGCTTTTCATGATCTCCGGCTCTTTCCCACCAGCTCGTTATTTACTAGACATCTAGGCGAACCCGCCGGTACAAACGAATACCGTTTTGAAGAAGAGACGGGAGGGTGCAATGAATGCGCTGTAGCTAGCCTTGTCAGCTAGTTTCATCTATCTCCTGTAGAAAGAATAGTCTGGAATAGGGACTGAAGGTCCAGTTAGATCAATTTATATATCAATTACTTTATATCAGCTTTCTGTCGACAAATTACGTGATTGGTTGATAATTGCTCGGGAATTCATTGATAATGACTTTGCCAGGTTCTAGGGGGGCTACTCTTCTTTTTTGTCGATCGAGCCGCTCTCCCTCATTCCACTCGTCCAGCCCTCTTCACGAACTTGTACAATCGA
This sequence is a window from Apium graveolens cultivar Ventura chromosome 9, ASM990537v1, whole genome shotgun sequence. Protein-coding genes within it:
- the LOC141686432 gene encoding uncharacterized protein LOC141686432, giving the protein MQGGCIADIGSCGTGFDSASGSVRTNKFRTKGSELADRKGEKNKAMPRAPSIRCSSIDEALSLSSRARCNKGLILFPSREPRERLAPRGAKLIFLSG